One part of the Alistipes onderdonkii genome encodes these proteins:
- a CDS encoding sn-glycerol-1-phosphate dehydrogenase, which produces MNKVESALSRTTDTKALVIGTETLPQVADMFRKLFPDKRALVVADANTWRVAGDDVHKILAGAGVAQDEPYVFTDPKLYAEWAYVGELDTVLSETDAVPVAVGSGVINDLTKLCSSHNGRRYMVVGTAASMDGYTAYGASITKDGNKQTFDCPAPLGMVLDPNIAAAAPAKLSASGYADLIAKIPAGADWMLADAVGSELMDDFAFSVVQDGLKEALCDPAGVHAGNVAKVEQLAEGLLLSGFAMQATQSSRPASGAEHQFSHLWDMEHLKYNGASVSHGFKVGIGTLASTAFLEMLLETPVEELDVEKCVAAWKSWEETEADIRRIFDNDPEFVARGLVETRGKYVDKEGLRRQLQRLKKSWPELSLRIRRQIIPFGEVRRRLELVGAPYEPEQIGVSRARFRASFEKIPYMRSRFTVIDIAFRCGWMEQWLDKLFGKGGIWEIK; this is translated from the coding sequence ATGAATAAAGTAGAAAGTGCCCTGTCGCGCACGACCGACACCAAGGCATTGGTGATCGGAACCGAAACCCTTCCGCAGGTTGCGGATATGTTCAGAAAACTTTTCCCGGATAAGCGGGCGCTTGTCGTGGCCGATGCCAATACATGGCGCGTGGCCGGCGATGACGTGCATAAGATACTGGCCGGGGCGGGTGTTGCACAGGATGAACCATATGTCTTCACCGACCCGAAACTCTATGCCGAATGGGCATATGTCGGGGAGCTGGATACCGTGCTCTCCGAGACCGATGCCGTGCCCGTAGCCGTCGGCTCGGGCGTGATCAACGACCTGACGAAACTCTGTTCCAGCCATAACGGACGCCGTTACATGGTCGTGGGTACGGCCGCTTCGATGGACGGTTATACGGCTTACGGGGCTTCGATCACCAAGGACGGCAACAAGCAGACTTTCGATTGCCCGGCGCCGCTGGGGATGGTGCTCGACCCGAACATCGCCGCGGCTGCGCCTGCGAAGCTCTCCGCCTCGGGCTATGCCGACCTGATCGCCAAGATCCCGGCCGGTGCCGACTGGATGCTGGCCGACGCCGTAGGGTCGGAGTTGATGGACGACTTCGCATTCTCGGTGGTGCAGGACGGCCTGAAAGAGGCGCTCTGTGATCCGGCGGGCGTACACGCGGGGAATGTCGCCAAAGTCGAACAACTGGCCGAAGGGCTGCTGCTGAGCGGTTTTGCGATGCAGGCCACTCAGTCGAGCCGTCCCGCGTCGGGGGCCGAACACCAGTTCAGCCACCTGTGGGACATGGAACACCTCAAATACAACGGGGCATCCGTTTCGCACGGGTTCAAGGTGGGTATAGGTACGCTTGCGTCGACGGCATTCCTCGAAATGCTGCTTGAAACCCCGGTCGAGGAACTCGACGTCGAAAAGTGTGTCGCAGCCTGGAAATCATGGGAAGAGACCGAGGCGGACATTCGCCGGATTTTCGATAACGATCCCGAATTCGTGGCCCGCGGACTGGTGGAGACCAGGGGCAAATATGTCGATAAGGAGGGGCTGCGCAGGCAGTTGCAGCGTCTGAAGAAGTCATGGCCCGAGCTGAGCCTGCGTATCCGCCGGCAGATCATCCCGTTCGGGGAAGTCCGCCGCCGCCTTGAGCTGGTCGGTGCGCCCTACGAACCCGAACAGATCGGCGTATCGCGTGCCAGGTTCCGGGCAAGTTTCGAAAAAATACCTTACATGCGCAGTCGTTTCACGGTCATCGACATCGCTTTCCGTTGCGGTTGGATGGAACAATGGCTCGATAAACTTTTCGGGAAAGGCGGAATTTGGGAAATAAAGTAG
- a CDS encoding MFS transporter produces the protein MTPEQTKRFKYWQTRTIIATMVGYALFYFVRKNFSLAMPGLEADLGISKTSLGIFLTLNGVVYGLSRFVNGILADRMNARWYMAIGLALCALANFAFGFGEDVSYWITGQHDGSQFTNTMILFMGIMWVINGMLQGTGFPPCARLLTHWIPPTELATKMSVWNTSHSIGAGLVVILCGYIMGTVGMNMTADPDAVATIAANLGVAPDDAAGMERVMASAAHVGAWKWCFWVPSAIAFAGAIGLVAFLRDTPSSVGLPELEGTEVKEVKKETKSAEHRAFLMKHVFRNPLIWILGFANFFVYIVRFSVLDWGPSLLSQSKGVSMSHAGWLVAMFEIAGIVGMLFAGWATDKWLRGRAHRTCVFCMAGAALFVFLFWQLPADAPVWLLFLTLCAAGFCIYGPQALIGIAAANQATKKAAATANGLTGLFGYASTVVSGVGLGFVAQHYGWNWAYVGIIGVAVVGMLVFLMMWGARADGYDAEPERN, from the coding sequence ATGACTCCTGAACAAACCAAACGCTTCAAGTATTGGCAGACGCGTACCATCATCGCCACGATGGTGGGCTATGCGCTCTTTTACTTCGTGCGTAAAAACTTCTCGCTGGCGATGCCCGGCCTGGAGGCCGACCTGGGGATCTCGAAAACCAGCCTGGGTATTTTCCTGACCCTGAACGGTGTGGTCTACGGGCTTTCGCGTTTCGTGAACGGTATCCTGGCCGACCGCATGAACGCCCGCTGGTACATGGCCATCGGGCTTGCGCTCTGTGCGCTGGCCAACTTCGCCTTCGGATTCGGCGAGGATGTCTCCTACTGGATCACGGGGCAGCACGACGGTTCGCAGTTCACCAATACGATGATCCTCTTCATGGGGATCATGTGGGTGATAAACGGCATGTTGCAGGGGACGGGATTCCCTCCCTGCGCGCGTCTGCTGACCCACTGGATTCCGCCTACGGAGCTGGCGACCAAGATGTCTGTGTGGAATACCTCGCATTCGATCGGTGCGGGCCTCGTGGTGATCCTCTGCGGTTATATCATGGGTACCGTGGGCATGAACATGACGGCCGACCCCGACGCCGTGGCGACGATCGCCGCCAATCTGGGCGTTGCCCCCGACGATGCCGCCGGGATGGAGCGCGTCATGGCTTCGGCTGCGCATGTCGGGGCGTGGAAATGGTGTTTCTGGGTGCCTTCGGCCATCGCATTCGCCGGGGCGATCGGATTGGTCGCCTTCCTGCGCGATACGCCCTCTTCGGTCGGGCTTCCCGAACTGGAAGGCACCGAGGTGAAGGAGGTGAAGAAGGAGACGAAGAGTGCCGAGCACCGCGCTTTCCTGATGAAGCACGTGTTCAGGAACCCGCTGATCTGGATCCTGGGCTTCGCCAATTTCTTCGTATATATCGTCCGTTTCTCGGTGCTCGACTGGGGGCCTTCGCTGCTGAGTCAGTCGAAGGGCGTCAGCATGTCGCATGCTGGGTGGCTCGTGGCGATGTTCGAAATCGCCGGTATCGTCGGCATGTTGTTTGCCGGCTGGGCTACGGACAAATGGCTCAGGGGCCGTGCGCACCGCACCTGCGTGTTCTGCATGGCGGGTGCTGCGCTGTTCGTGTTCCTGTTCTGGCAGCTGCCTGCCGATGCTCCCGTGTGGTTGCTCTTCCTCACGCTGTGTGCCGCCGGGTTCTGCATCTACGGCCCGCAGGCGCTGATCGGCATTGCAGCCGCGAACCAGGCTACGAAAAAGGCAGCCGCGACGGCCAACGGGCTTACCGGCCTGTTCGGTTATGCCAGCACGGTCGTTTCGGGCGTGGGGCTGGGCTTCGTGGCGCAGCATTACGGTTGGAACTGGGCTTATGTAGGGATTATCGGCGTTGCCGTCGTCGGCATGCTGGTATTCCTGATGATGTGGGGGGCGCGTGCCGACGGTTACGATGCCGAGCCGGAGCGGAATTAA
- a CDS encoding fibronectin type III domain-containing protein encodes MKNWIKTMLFVSVLCLAACSDDPDVAPLKRDTDAVELAYNSGATTQISVRYAGSWSARVECTDGSGTPVNNWFSISPDKGAGNGRDYQWVTVTAERNAGDKRTGYIYLKPANGEEIKIEVAQADGHFSVKDPVISGSLKSNTESAATLEIAYDKAFGEEIVEIEATLDGPAAEGLSISSPYQSVIEREGSGTISVPITGVPVALGEMVCHVTFKLDGVVKFQGDVSGNVSSSNEVFSMGFDLFKWGGDYPNNKKGPGPNGSSGAGKDFDGSEPAEPDMITAGTDGTSDVFNTMGDTYRLNRGVEKWSGLRVYEHPGYVKLGVTANGGWIMTPELEGLSAAPETVSVSIDFLRFDNETGTYIVSAEGAGVVTNGEVNNTVLPAQTSAAGRKWKTLTFTVQDATNKTRIKIEAQTYNQMGYRINIDNIVVMAADKVEVTEKLPAPELEKIAYTPAETSIAFAWEGVKGATSYEASVAQQTRPDFKKTVETTDSNCEFADLEPGLYIFTVRALYAGNAEFNSDPTQKVVGTLGFAAEKLATPTELVSADVTSSGAKISWAEVSGAANYRVVVKTTSDGNEVSSAVVSATSYTASGLKAGTDYTVSVQALVGDGSVANEFDSDEATTQFVTTDPVPMIAPTARIYAKTHGLAVLEWELSAAALEQQPVGSTDTYDFRVKDAGGNVIRSIENFSKFNFTKYKYYRLVWGGLTPGATYTLELRRKSTANKEALLDSEWASATVTTDAAPDKSGYLLYKDFENLPGGGQPFYGAYGFSLGSTTDFSDPDKILITTGDANSIYCQGVKDNDSYFSAYLPEWDRADWKANSFNVGLAAGYMKFGGGSNPAWLTLPKLSSLSGATEIELEFDACPYYEPSTKGDMMAPSNTDITEYFGVTVTGATIVSVTGETSADAVISGGGTTVTLRNVLVDKMIEEGLKDTYRYTTHKVKITGVTADTRIKIYSALEDDDKNHRMWLDNLKVKKVN; translated from the coding sequence ATGAAAAATTGGATAAAGACGATGCTCTTCGTATCGGTTCTCTGTCTGGCGGCTTGCTCCGACGATCCGGATGTGGCTCCGCTCAAACGGGATACCGATGCCGTCGAGCTGGCGTACAATTCTGGCGCTACGACCCAGATCTCGGTGCGCTATGCCGGTTCGTGGTCGGCACGTGTCGAGTGTACGGATGGAAGCGGGACTCCGGTGAACAACTGGTTCTCCATCTCCCCGGACAAAGGTGCCGGCAATGGCCGTGATTACCAGTGGGTGACCGTTACGGCCGAGCGTAATGCCGGCGACAAACGCACGGGATACATTTATCTGAAACCGGCCAACGGCGAAGAGATCAAGATCGAGGTTGCACAGGCCGACGGCCATTTCTCGGTGAAAGACCCCGTGATTTCTGGGTCGCTCAAGTCTAATACGGAATCCGCTGCGACGCTCGAAATCGCCTATGACAAGGCTTTCGGCGAAGAAATCGTGGAGATCGAAGCTACGCTCGACGGCCCTGCCGCCGAGGGGCTCAGCATCAGCAGTCCATATCAGTCCGTGATCGAACGCGAAGGCAGCGGTACGATTTCGGTGCCTATCACCGGTGTCCCCGTGGCGCTGGGCGAGATGGTTTGCCATGTGACTTTCAAGCTCGACGGGGTCGTGAAGTTCCAGGGCGATGTCTCGGGGAACGTAAGCTCGTCGAACGAGGTGTTCAGCATGGGCTTCGACTTGTTCAAGTGGGGCGGCGATTACCCGAACAACAAGAAGGGCCCCGGCCCGAACGGAAGTTCCGGTGCCGGCAAGGATTTCGATGGTTCGGAGCCTGCGGAGCCCGATATGATTACGGCGGGAACCGACGGTACGAGCGACGTCTTCAATACGATGGGCGATACTTACCGCCTCAACCGCGGCGTTGAAAAATGGTCGGGTCTGCGTGTATACGAGCATCCGGGCTATGTAAAGCTGGGTGTAACGGCCAATGGCGGCTGGATCATGACGCCGGAGCTCGAAGGCCTTTCGGCGGCACCCGAAACCGTATCGGTTTCGATCGACTTCCTGCGTTTCGATAACGAAACGGGTACCTACATCGTTTCGGCCGAAGGCGCCGGGGTCGTAACCAACGGCGAAGTGAACAATACCGTGCTCCCGGCGCAGACTTCGGCTGCCGGCCGCAAGTGGAAGACGCTGACTTTCACCGTCCAGGATGCTACCAACAAGACGCGCATCAAGATCGAGGCGCAGACCTACAACCAGATGGGGTACCGTATCAATATCGACAATATCGTCGTCATGGCCGCCGACAAGGTGGAGGTGACCGAGAAGCTGCCGGCACCCGAACTTGAAAAGATTGCCTACACCCCAGCCGAGACCTCCATCGCATTTGCGTGGGAAGGCGTGAAGGGGGCTACTTCCTATGAGGCTTCCGTGGCGCAGCAAACGCGTCCCGACTTCAAGAAAACTGTCGAGACGACGGATTCGAACTGTGAGTTCGCCGATCTGGAGCCCGGACTTTATATCTTTACCGTCAGGGCGCTTTATGCCGGGAATGCGGAATTCAATTCCGACCCGACGCAGAAGGTCGTGGGGACATTGGGCTTCGCGGCTGAAAAATTAGCGACGCCAACGGAATTGGTGTCTGCCGACGTGACCTCCTCGGGGGCCAAGATCAGCTGGGCCGAAGTGAGCGGCGCCGCCAATTACCGGGTCGTGGTCAAAACGACGTCCGACGGGAACGAGGTTTCCTCGGCGGTCGTCAGCGCCACCAGCTATACGGCTTCCGGGCTCAAGGCCGGTACGGATTATACGGTTTCGGTTCAGGCGCTCGTCGGCGACGGCTCCGTGGCGAATGAATTCGATTCGGACGAGGCGACGACTCAGTTCGTAACTACCGATCCAGTGCCGATGATTGCTCCCACTGCGCGGATTTACGCGAAGACACACGGCCTTGCCGTGCTGGAGTGGGAACTGTCCGCCGCAGCGTTGGAGCAGCAGCCCGTAGGGTCGACCGATACCTATGATTTCCGGGTGAAGGATGCCGGCGGGAATGTGATCCGGTCGATCGAGAACTTCTCGAAATTCAATTTTACGAAGTATAAATATTACCGGCTCGTGTGGGGCGGGCTGACGCCCGGGGCGACCTATACGCTGGAGCTCCGCCGCAAGTCGACGGCGAATAAGGAGGCGCTTCTCGATTCCGAGTGGGCTTCGGCTACCGTTACGACCGACGCGGCTCCCGACAAGTCCGGATACCTCCTCTATAAGGACTTCGAGAATCTTCCCGGAGGCGGTCAGCCGTTCTATGGTGCCTACGGCTTCAGCCTGGGTAGCACGACCGATTTTTCCGATCCGGATAAGATATTGATTACGACGGGCGATGCGAACTCCATCTATTGCCAGGGCGTGAAGGACAACGACTCCTATTTCAGTGCATACCTGCCCGAGTGGGATCGTGCGGATTGGAAGGCTAACAGTTTCAATGTCGGGCTTGCCGCCGGATATATGAAATTCGGTGGCGGCAGCAACCCCGCATGGCTGACTTTGCCGAAACTTTCCTCGTTGTCCGGCGCTACGGAGATCGAGCTGGAATTCGATGCGTGCCCCTATTACGAGCCTAGTACGAAGGGGGATATGATGGCCCCCTCGAACACCGATATTACCGAGTATTTCGGGGTGACGGTGACCGGAGCGACGATCGTGAGCGTAACGGGCGAGACCTCGGCCGATGCCGTTATCAGCGGCGGCGGTACCACGGTGACTTTACGTAACGTGCTTGTGGATAAAATGATCGAGGAGGGACTGAAGGATACGTATCGCTATACGACTCACAAAGTGAAGATCACCGGCGTTACGGCCGATACGCGCATTAAAATCTATTCGGCTCTTGAAGACGATGATAAAAACCATCGTATGTGGCTGGATAATCTGAAGGTTAAGAAGGTTAATTAG
- a CDS encoding SusC/RagA family TonB-linked outer membrane protein, translating to MKQCYTLTGLDVLGKIRSYIRLLTVTLLYVTFALPASAQGGGKAVSGIVKDDTGNPLIGVTVTVTGTTKGTTTDANGTYTINADNSESLNFSYVGYKTQTIHVNNQSTIDVTMSEDNTSLEEVVVVGYGVQKRRDIVGAVETLSTKGLEERMGSSMSISRSLQGAIPGLTMTFSDGKPNRGATVRIRGAENSIGSGGSALVMVDGVETDMSTVNPDDIESITVLKDASSTAVYGARGTFGVILLTTKKPQKGSAKVTYNGTFTFYKRATKPQMVTNGYDYTTSFLESYVNAFGKDPSNINNVFKFSRTWYDELARRNNDPSYEKWRVNNRNTYEYFGNTNWYDVFYKDYTTGHQHNISVTGGGDVASYYVSGRMFEQDGIYNAGDEKYQQFNVKAKGIVNVKPWLRVENTTDFMYRYSHQPTGHTGISTTPMTVSRMLNHQAYPVALVTNPDGTWTEAAVYTGWAGFVEGNSWRKDRKFDMNNRTAITIDLLKDVLVAAADVSFYFNQTDRRQAVNSYTYYTGPDSSGERPSGSLYEERSYNRQKVASSATLTYTPRLGDNHSLSIMGGWNIEDYTYKSNLMSREGIIIPGKPNFSLLEGEAMTLKDNGSYDWGLVGAFYRVSYSYKGKYLLEASGRYDGNSKFPSNQRWGFFPSGSVGWRISEENFMKNANWLDNLKIRASVGSAGNGLISDAYAYLSTMSIAQSSLLNNGSVFNYTQAPSPIPKSLTWEKATTYDLGLDFEAFNGRLNFSADIYRKKTTDMYVVGEELPAVFGNSAPKGNYADMRTDGWEASLSWRDSHKVAGKTLSYNIKVAVWDNTSKITRYTAKTGTLPTNYSINYYEGMTLGEMWGYKCDGLFQSDEEAQTWANYSKFTNRSATWQAGDPRYLDLNGDGYVNNGNNTIYDHGDLVKIGNTTPRYSYSIQGGVRWNGIGISMMWQGVGKRDWYPAKESGYFWGQYGRPYSMALPWHNSDRWSPTNRGAYWPRLVGYSASDSGLILAQPNTRYVQDASYIRLKNLTIDYNFPKELVNKIGLQALKIYVSGENLLTFSPLKKYAKNYDPEGIYAGDADYGTNKFGSDNFGDGDGYPVMKSYTIGLSITF from the coding sequence ATGAAACAATGTTACACGCTGACCGGACTTGACGTACTGGGCAAAATACGCTCGTACATCAGGCTCCTGACGGTTACTCTTTTATATGTGACATTTGCGCTCCCGGCCTCGGCACAAGGGGGGGGGAAGGCCGTCTCGGGTATCGTTAAAGACGACACGGGAAATCCCCTCATAGGTGTCACCGTCACCGTCACCGGTACCACGAAAGGCACGACTACCGATGCCAACGGTACGTACACGATCAATGCTGACAATTCCGAAAGCCTGAATTTCAGCTATGTGGGCTACAAAACCCAGACAATCCACGTCAACAACCAATCCACCATCGACGTCACCATGAGCGAAGACAACACCAGCCTCGAAGAGGTTGTCGTCGTCGGTTACGGCGTACAGAAGCGCCGCGACATCGTAGGCGCCGTCGAAACCCTTTCGACAAAGGGCCTCGAAGAGCGCATGGGTTCGTCGATGAGCATTTCGCGCTCGTTGCAGGGCGCCATCCCCGGCCTTACGATGACCTTTTCCGACGGTAAGCCCAACCGCGGCGCGACGGTGCGCATCCGCGGCGCGGAGAACTCGATCGGTTCGGGCGGTTCGGCCCTGGTGATGGTCGACGGCGTCGAAACCGACATGTCGACCGTGAACCCGGACGACATCGAGTCGATCACGGTGCTCAAAGACGCCTCGTCGACCGCCGTATACGGTGCCCGCGGTACCTTCGGCGTGATCCTCCTTACCACCAAGAAGCCGCAGAAAGGCAGTGCCAAGGTGACTTACAACGGTACCTTCACCTTCTACAAGCGCGCCACCAAGCCCCAGATGGTCACCAACGGCTACGATTATACCACCTCGTTCCTGGAATCCTATGTCAACGCATTCGGCAAGGATCCCTCGAACATCAACAACGTATTCAAATTCTCACGCACCTGGTACGACGAACTGGCACGCCGCAACAACGACCCGTCGTATGAGAAATGGCGCGTCAACAACCGCAATACCTACGAATACTTCGGCAACACCAACTGGTACGACGTATTCTACAAGGACTATACGACCGGACACCAGCATAACATAAGCGTAACGGGCGGCGGCGACGTGGCATCGTACTACGTTTCGGGCCGTATGTTCGAGCAAGACGGCATCTACAACGCCGGTGACGAGAAATACCAGCAGTTCAACGTCAAAGCCAAAGGCATCGTCAACGTGAAGCCATGGCTGCGCGTGGAGAACACCACCGATTTCATGTACCGTTATTCACACCAGCCAACGGGCCACACCGGCATCTCCACGACGCCGATGACGGTATCGCGCATGCTCAACCACCAGGCTTACCCCGTAGCCCTGGTCACCAATCCCGACGGTACGTGGACGGAAGCGGCCGTATATACGGGCTGGGCAGGCTTCGTCGAGGGTAACTCGTGGCGTAAAGACCGCAAGTTCGACATGAACAACCGCACGGCGATCACGATCGACCTGCTGAAGGACGTGCTCGTCGCCGCAGCCGACGTGAGCTTCTATTTCAACCAGACCGACCGCCGGCAGGCCGTGAACAGCTACACCTACTACACCGGGCCCGACAGCTCGGGCGAACGTCCCTCGGGCTCGCTCTACGAAGAACGCTCCTACAACCGTCAGAAGGTCGCTTCGAGCGCCACGCTGACCTACACGCCCCGCCTGGGCGACAACCACTCGCTGAGCATCATGGGCGGTTGGAACATCGAAGATTACACCTACAAGAGCAACCTGATGAGCCGCGAAGGCATCATCATCCCCGGCAAGCCCAACTTCAGCCTGCTGGAAGGCGAAGCGATGACCCTGAAGGACAACGGCAGCTACGACTGGGGGCTGGTCGGCGCATTCTACCGCGTAAGCTACTCGTACAAAGGAAAATACCTGCTCGAAGCCAGCGGCCGCTACGACGGTAACTCCAAGTTCCCGTCCAACCAGCGTTGGGGATTCTTCCCCTCGGGTTCGGTGGGATGGCGCATCTCGGAAGAGAACTTCATGAAAAACGCCAACTGGCTCGACAACCTGAAGATCCGCGCATCGGTCGGTTCGGCGGGCAACGGCCTCATCAGCGATGCCTACGCCTACCTCTCCACGATGTCGATCGCACAGTCGAGCCTGCTGAACAACGGTTCGGTGTTCAACTACACGCAAGCACCCTCCCCGATTCCCAAGAGCCTGACATGGGAAAAGGCCACGACCTATGACCTCGGCCTGGATTTCGAGGCATTCAACGGCCGCCTGAACTTCTCGGCCGACATCTACCGCAAGAAGACCACCGACATGTATGTGGTGGGCGAAGAACTGCCTGCCGTATTCGGCAACAGCGCCCCCAAGGGCAACTACGCCGACATGCGCACCGATGGCTGGGAGGCCAGCCTCTCGTGGCGCGACAGCCACAAGGTTGCGGGCAAGACCCTGAGCTACAATATCAAAGTCGCCGTCTGGGACAACACCAGCAAGATCACCCGCTATACGGCCAAAACAGGTACGCTCCCGACCAACTACTCGATCAACTATTACGAGGGGATGACCCTCGGCGAAATGTGGGGCTACAAGTGCGACGGGCTGTTCCAGAGCGACGAAGAGGCGCAGACATGGGCCAACTATTCGAAGTTCACCAACCGTTCGGCGACCTGGCAGGCCGGCGACCCGCGCTACCTCGACCTGAACGGCGACGGATACGTCAACAACGGCAACAACACGATCTACGACCACGGCGACCTGGTGAAGATCGGCAACACCACGCCCCGCTACAGTTACAGCATCCAGGGCGGCGTGCGCTGGAACGGCATCGGCATCAGCATGATGTGGCAGGGCGTCGGCAAACGCGACTGGTATCCGGCCAAGGAATCGGGTTATTTCTGGGGACAGTACGGCCGCCCGTACAGCATGGCACTCCCGTGGCATAACAGCGACCGCTGGTCACCGACCAACCGCGGCGCCTACTGGCCGCGCCTGGTCGGCTACTCGGC